A genomic segment from Salinigranum rubrum encodes:
- a CDS encoding phage NrS-1 polymerase family protein, producing MTNIDVTNDVIPANIRSIENWILWREGERNGKATKIPTKPYRTSGDINCDVTNPKQRRDFDTAWEALNDSRVPGDGLGFVFTDNVSITGVDLDKCRDPDTGKLEDWAEDIIDRLDSYTEVSPSGTGVHILVGGELTAAGNRRGRVEMYDSDRYFTVTGAHLKDTPTEIRKCQDELDAVHGEYIRGESSSDGQLSLADTAASDTSESGGNRGDRRSTDVPGRQSESALVERYGDAFRNIRDPAIREALERVQTKYLPPVCPSTFADLAGPGIELSDGEILKRMYDSQGGDRKRRLYEGDSSMWGSHDADYPSQSEADMAFAHTLAFWTGKDPDRMDALFRTSGLMRPKWDGQHYSSGATYGGVTLARALLRVDDHYELPSDDGVKFSKADGPTASSSPSTSASDIPANDVASSASAQKPQDSAGAAGSSFVSDGTSASAEAAPSAPGPLHTDDAATAAESSPDVLLGLDGDNDSDSGADDGGVGVDMGVDPAAAADAAANAPTGQSTSTAMRDASPASNDRGESTPDGSVTPEGVSPAAPDGTDIDSDLDESTQRMMTESVTKAGGNWSRTNPHLDDSEKHPTDWTVGPIEGRTPTAQAMKVAREDNRVLARYQTRLEERLRDLADVEEERDRYKFTAETYLKAMDELMGERERYRTQLKRAGLLSPADADLPDDPVKRLKQILRPMVRREDVATAKETLSGLDAVLREYEEANEQIQADERERRKQRGMFSRFFG from the coding sequence ATGACGAATATAGACGTAACAAACGACGTAATCCCGGCCAATATCCGCTCTATCGAGAACTGGATTCTCTGGCGTGAGGGAGAGCGCAACGGGAAAGCTACCAAAATCCCGACCAAACCGTATCGCACCAGCGGTGATATCAACTGCGACGTCACCAACCCCAAACAGCGCCGCGACTTCGACACTGCGTGGGAGGCACTCAACGACTCCCGCGTGCCCGGCGATGGCCTTGGCTTCGTCTTCACCGACAACGTCTCTATCACTGGCGTCGACCTCGATAAGTGTCGTGACCCTGATACAGGCAAGCTCGAAGACTGGGCCGAAGATATCATCGACCGCCTCGACTCATACACCGAAGTGTCTCCCTCCGGCACGGGTGTGCATATCCTCGTCGGGGGCGAACTGACCGCCGCCGGGAATCGCCGGGGTCGCGTCGAGATGTACGACTCTGATCGCTACTTCACCGTGACCGGCGCGCACCTCAAGGACACGCCCACGGAGATTCGGAAATGTCAGGACGAGTTAGACGCCGTTCACGGTGAGTACATTCGTGGTGAGTCCAGCTCGGATGGGCAGTTGAGTCTCGCCGATACCGCCGCGAGCGATACCTCAGAAAGTGGAGGTAATCGTGGCGATCGGCGCTCCACCGACGTCCCTGGTCGGCAGAGTGAAAGCGCACTCGTCGAGCGCTACGGTGACGCCTTCAGAAACATCCGTGACCCGGCCATCCGAGAAGCCCTCGAGCGGGTCCAGACGAAGTACCTTCCCCCGGTGTGCCCCAGTACGTTTGCCGACCTCGCAGGGCCCGGTATCGAGCTATCAGATGGCGAGATTCTGAAGCGGATGTACGACTCGCAAGGTGGCGACCGGAAACGCCGCCTCTACGAAGGCGATTCCTCGATGTGGGGGTCTCACGATGCCGACTATCCGAGTCAGTCTGAAGCGGATATGGCGTTCGCTCATACGCTTGCGTTCTGGACGGGGAAAGACCCCGATCGGATGGACGCGCTCTTTCGTACCTCCGGGTTGATGCGACCCAAGTGGGACGGCCAACACTACTCGAGTGGTGCGACCTACGGCGGCGTCACTCTCGCCCGCGCGCTCCTCCGAGTGGATGACCACTACGAACTCCCGAGTGACGATGGGGTGAAGTTCTCGAAGGCCGACGGGCCAACGGCATCGTCCTCTCCCTCGACCTCGGCCTCGGATATCCCCGCGAATGACGTGGCATCCTCAGCATCCGCTCAGAAGCCACAGGACTCCGCTGGTGCGGCCGGGAGTTCTTTCGTGAGTGATGGCACGTCTGCATCGGCCGAGGCCGCTCCGAGCGCCCCAGGTCCGCTGCACACGGATGACGCCGCGACTGCCGCCGAGAGTTCCCCCGACGTACTCCTCGGCCTCGACGGCGACAACGACAGCGACAGTGGGGCCGACGACGGAGGTGTGGGTGTGGATATGGGGGTGGACCCGGCCGCTGCTGCGGACGCGGCTGCGAACGCCCCCACTGGACAGTCAACGTCGACGGCCATGCGCGACGCTTCCCCCGCCTCGAACGACCGGGGCGAGTCGACCCCTGATGGGAGCGTCACTCCCGAGGGCGTCTCGCCCGCTGCTCCCGACGGGACGGACATCGACTCAGACCTCGATGAGAGTACGCAGCGGATGATGACCGAATCCGTCACGAAAGCCGGTGGCAACTGGTCGCGGACCAATCCCCATCTCGACGATTCCGAGAAACATCCGACGGATTGGACCGTTGGTCCCATCGAGGGTCGAACGCCGACAGCCCAGGCAATGAAGGTCGCTCGCGAGGACAACCGCGTGCTGGCGCGGTATCAGACCCGCCTCGAAGAGCGGCTCCGCGATCTGGCGGATGTTGAGGAGGAACGCGACCGCTACAAGTTCACCGCCGAGACCTACCTGAAGGCGATGGACGAGCTGATGGGCGAACGCGAACGCTACCGGACCCAGCTCAAGCGGGCCGGCTTGTTGTCGCCGGCGGATGCCGACCTTCCGGATGACCCCGTCAAGCGGCTCAAGCAGATTCTCCGCCCGATGGTCCGTCGCGAAGACGTTGCGACGGCCAAGGAGACGCTCTCCGGCCTCGACGCCGTCCTCCGCGAGTACGAGGAGGCAAACGAGCAGATCCAGGCCGACGAACGTGAACGCCGGAAACAACGAGGGATGTTCTCCCGCTTCTTCGGCTAA